From one Sesamum indicum cultivar Zhongzhi No. 13 linkage group LG13, S_indicum_v1.0, whole genome shotgun sequence genomic stretch:
- the LOC105175983 gene encoding autophagy protein 5 isoform X1: protein MVMGDKGGGTEAQQYVWGGAIPLQIHLHDSEVTTLPPPPPALILAPRIGYLPLLVPQIKPFFSSSLPPGVDTVWFEYKGLPLKWYIPTGVLFDLLCAEPERPWNLTIHFRGYPGNILTPCESEDSIKWSFINALKEAAYIINGNCKNIMNMSQPDQAELWRSVLNGQLEVYLRVSSKLKLDIVGDDFSLKLNSSTSKSNQGVNDLDATGTTRTGRVPVRLYIRTIDEDTDDLEDAPAIGSWEKVSYINRPVEVHSEGKCFTLNDALKVLLPELFTEASSTNAHTSGAEVEGGQRSDGDSSRSPGETGAASNEHSQLPSDGAEIKLVRIQGIKPQLEIPFSWVVNNLMNPDHYLHICVYVKVLEPITI from the exons ATGGTAATGGGTGATAAAGGAGGAGGAACAGAGGCGCAGCAGTACGTGTGGGGAGGCGCGATACCGCTTCAGATTCATCTCCACGATTCCGAAGTGACCACGCTCCCACCTCCTCCCCCTGCTTTG ATCTTGGCTCCTCGGATTGGGTACTTGCCTCTGTTAGTACCTCAGATTAAGCCATTCTTTAGCAGTTCTCTTCCTCCGGGAGTTGATACGGTGTGGTTTGAGTACAAAGGTTTGCCGCTCAAATG GTACATACCTACAGGGGTGCTTTTTGATCTTCTGTGTGCTGAACCAGAGAGGCCTTGGAACTTAACT ATACATTTCAGAGGATATCCTGGAAATATATTGACCCCTTGCGAGAGTGAAGACAGTATAAAATGGAGCTTTATAAATGCCCTGAAAGag GCagcatatattataaatggaAATTGCAAGAATATCATGAATATGTCTCAACCTGATCAAGCAGAACTTTGGCGGTCTGTCTTAAATG GTCAGCTGGAAGTTTACCTCCGTGTTTCTTCCAAACTTAAACTTGACATCGTTGGAGATGACTTTTCTCTCAAATTGAACTCTTCCACATCAAAGTCTAACCAAGGAGTTAATGACTTGGATGCCACTGGAACAACAAGGACAG GTAGAGTTCCCGTTCGGTTATACATACGGACTATTGATGAAGATACTGATGATTTAGAAGATGCGCCTGCTATTGGTAGCTGGGAAAAAGTTTCTTACATAAATCGTCCTGTTGAAGTTCACAGTGAAG GAAAATGCTTTACTCTGAATGATGCATTAAAAGTTCTGTTGCCCGAGCTATTCACAGAAGCGTCCTCGACAAATGCTCACACATCTGGAGCGGAAGTAGAGGGTGGACAGAGATCAGATGGAGACAGCTCAAGAAGCCCTGGGGAAACCGGGGCAGCATCAAACGAACATTCACAGTTACCATCCGACGGTGCTGAGATCAAGCTTGTTCGCATTCAGGGAATCAAGCCGCAGCTGGAAATTCCATTCAGCTGGGTAGTGAACAACTTGATGAACCCTGATCACTATCTTCATATCTGTGTATATGTCAAAGTTCTTGAACCAATCACCATATGA
- the LOC105175982 gene encoding probable glutathione S-transferase isoform X2, producing MSKDELVLLDFGLSPFCMRVKIALAEKGLQYEGQEEDLFGGKSELLQKSNPIYEKVPVLLHNGKPILESTNIVYYIDETFASPPLLPACSYGRSRARFWADFIDKKVFDAGAAIWRSKGDELELAKKEFIDILKKLEGAMGDKDYLGGDTFGFVDIVLIGLSSWFPAYEKFGGFKIEDECPKIGAWIKRCKGRESVAKTLPDPQQVCELVGMLRKMHGIE from the exons ATGTCGAAAGACGAGCTGGTGTTGCTGGATTTCGGGTTGAGTCCGTTTTGCATGAGAGTGAAAATTGCATTGGCAGAGAAAGGGCTGCAGTACGAGGGACAGGAGGAGGACCTGTTCGGAGGGAAAAGTGAGCTGCTGCAGAAATCCAACCCCATCTATGAGAAGGTCCCTGTGCTTCTGCACAACGGCAAGCCTATTCTTGAGTCCACTAACATTGTGTATTACATTGATGAGACTTTTGCTTCCCCGCCCTTGCTGCCTGCTTGTTCTTACGGACGGTCCCGGGCACGCTTCTGGGCCGACTTCATCGACAAAAAG GTGTTTGATGCCGGAGCCGCAATATGGAGGAGCAAAGGCGACGAGCTTGAATTAGCTAAAAAAGAGTTCATCGATATTCTGAAGAAGCTGGAGGGTGCAATGGGCGATAAGGACTACTTGGGAGGTGACACGTTTGGGTTTGTTGACATTGTACTCATCGGATTATCGTCATGGTTTCCGGCCTACGAGAAGTTCGGGGGTTTCAAGATTGAGGACGAGTGTCCTAAAATTGGAGCTTGGATCAAGAGGTGCAAGGGGAGGGAAAGTGTGGCCAAAACTCTGCCTGATCCTCAGCAAGTGTGTGAGCTTGTGGGAATGCTCAGAAAGATGCATGGAATTGAATGA
- the LOC105175983 gene encoding autophagy protein 5 isoform X2: MVMGDKGGGTEAQQYVWGGAIPLQIHLHDSEVTTLPPPPPALILAPRIGYLPLLVPQIKPFFSSSLPPGVDTVWFEYKGLPLKWYIPTGVLFDLLCAEPERPWNLTIHFRGYPGNILTPCESEDSIKWSFINALKEAAYIINGNCKNIMNMSQPDQAELWRSVLNGRVPVRLYIRTIDEDTDDLEDAPAIGSWEKVSYINRPVEVHSEGKCFTLNDALKVLLPELFTEASSTNAHTSGAEVEGGQRSDGDSSRSPGETGAASNEHSQLPSDGAEIKLVRIQGIKPQLEIPFSWVVNNLMNPDHYLHICVYVKVLEPITI, translated from the exons ATGGTAATGGGTGATAAAGGAGGAGGAACAGAGGCGCAGCAGTACGTGTGGGGAGGCGCGATACCGCTTCAGATTCATCTCCACGATTCCGAAGTGACCACGCTCCCACCTCCTCCCCCTGCTTTG ATCTTGGCTCCTCGGATTGGGTACTTGCCTCTGTTAGTACCTCAGATTAAGCCATTCTTTAGCAGTTCTCTTCCTCCGGGAGTTGATACGGTGTGGTTTGAGTACAAAGGTTTGCCGCTCAAATG GTACATACCTACAGGGGTGCTTTTTGATCTTCTGTGTGCTGAACCAGAGAGGCCTTGGAACTTAACT ATACATTTCAGAGGATATCCTGGAAATATATTGACCCCTTGCGAGAGTGAAGACAGTATAAAATGGAGCTTTATAAATGCCCTGAAAGag GCagcatatattataaatggaAATTGCAAGAATATCATGAATATGTCTCAACCTGATCAAGCAGAACTTTGGCGGTCTGTCTTAAATG GTAGAGTTCCCGTTCGGTTATACATACGGACTATTGATGAAGATACTGATGATTTAGAAGATGCGCCTGCTATTGGTAGCTGGGAAAAAGTTTCTTACATAAATCGTCCTGTTGAAGTTCACAGTGAAG GAAAATGCTTTACTCTGAATGATGCATTAAAAGTTCTGTTGCCCGAGCTATTCACAGAAGCGTCCTCGACAAATGCTCACACATCTGGAGCGGAAGTAGAGGGTGGACAGAGATCAGATGGAGACAGCTCAAGAAGCCCTGGGGAAACCGGGGCAGCATCAAACGAACATTCACAGTTACCATCCGACGGTGCTGAGATCAAGCTTGTTCGCATTCAGGGAATCAAGCCGCAGCTGGAAATTCCATTCAGCTGGGTAGTGAACAACTTGATGAACCCTGATCACTATCTTCATATCTGTGTATATGTCAAAGTTCTTGAACCAATCACCATATGA
- the LOC105175982 gene encoding probable glutathione S-transferase isoform X1 — protein MSKDELVLLDFGLSPFCMRVKIALAEKGLQYEGQEEDLFGGKSELLQKSNPIYEKVPVLLHNGKPILESTNIVYYIDETFASPPLLPACSYGRSRARFWADFIDKKFLQVFDAGAAIWRSKGDELELAKKEFIDILKKLEGAMGDKDYLGGDTFGFVDIVLIGLSSWFPAYEKFGGFKIEDECPKIGAWIKRCKGRESVAKTLPDPQQVCELVGMLRKMHGIE, from the exons ATGTCGAAAGACGAGCTGGTGTTGCTGGATTTCGGGTTGAGTCCGTTTTGCATGAGAGTGAAAATTGCATTGGCAGAGAAAGGGCTGCAGTACGAGGGACAGGAGGAGGACCTGTTCGGAGGGAAAAGTGAGCTGCTGCAGAAATCCAACCCCATCTATGAGAAGGTCCCTGTGCTTCTGCACAACGGCAAGCCTATTCTTGAGTCCACTAACATTGTGTATTACATTGATGAGACTTTTGCTTCCCCGCCCTTGCTGCCTGCTTGTTCTTACGGACGGTCCCGGGCACGCTTCTGGGCCGACTTCATCGACAAAAAG TTTCTTCAGGTGTTTGATGCCGGAGCCGCAATATGGAGGAGCAAAGGCGACGAGCTTGAATTAGCTAAAAAAGAGTTCATCGATATTCTGAAGAAGCTGGAGGGTGCAATGGGCGATAAGGACTACTTGGGAGGTGACACGTTTGGGTTTGTTGACATTGTACTCATCGGATTATCGTCATGGTTTCCGGCCTACGAGAAGTTCGGGGGTTTCAAGATTGAGGACGAGTGTCCTAAAATTGGAGCTTGGATCAAGAGGTGCAAGGGGAGGGAAAGTGTGGCCAAAACTCTGCCTGATCCTCAGCAAGTGTGTGAGCTTGTGGGAATGCTCAGAAAGATGCATGGAATTGAATGA